The Fusobacterium necrophorum subsp. necrophorum genome has a window encoding:
- a CDS encoding BglG family transcription antiterminator produces MSISGKKIILLHYIEKNIEEVSKNLGISERTIRYRIKSLNEFFVDEKINYKITIKNGIIKGSGNFSNLLESVKREDYDFSKEERIEIIHFLLLLLSYGCKADAICYLLNISRSTLKSDMKFVRKKLAEKNLQICSRTKRGLIIQGREILIRKLLWEEYKKILRIEGKNVLFLEEANRKKVFLIKKYTNLECISSIIVYLENLKLDLNKKISDEAYQFTAIYLLIAVNRLKHGIFIKQEVANQDFIKSTSEFQAVQKNIFILERKYQIKLNIVEIIKITEFILGAHSYNFNDSFYENWIDIEGLADDLITRVNQKMDVDISMDRTLREGLINHLVPTIYRLKNGIELQSSIYQEVMKKYSSFYYIVKKSLERIEKFIGKEFSENETSFFVIHFVLSIKRVLKEIEKKKKILIVCGLGYGISNLLKQELEELFDIEVKDIIPLNHLRETKLEGLDLIISTTEIDWKEISIPIIKVSSLLNKDNIAALLTAGIQTRKNQVNISKLVEIIQKYCYIWDKEGLVNSLVCYDDKRKSKYFKEYEILSLSDMLPVRNIKVLDKVCDWQKAMIEAGEILYENGYITKSYINKMIEKVKELGVYMLIGDSVILPHAEPEKNVMKTGISYLQLKEYVMFPENILIKHIFVLASRDKKEHINGVLALKQNLDEHKLKEILESCKTVQEMFDIFKNIG; encoded by the coding sequence ATGTCTATAAGTGGAAAAAAAATTATATTGTTGCATTATATAGAAAAAAATATTGAAGAAGTTTCCAAGAATTTAGGAATATCTGAAAGAACAATCAGATATAGAATCAAATCTTTAAATGAATTTTTTGTAGATGAAAAAATAAACTATAAAATTACAATAAAAAACGGAATTATAAAAGGTTCTGGAAATTTTTCCAACTTATTAGAATCTGTGAAAAGGGAAGACTACGACTTTTCGAAAGAAGAAAGAATCGAGATTATACATTTTCTTTTACTGTTATTAAGTTATGGATGTAAAGCTGATGCAATATGTTATTTGCTCAATATCAGCAGAAGTACTTTAAAATCAGATATGAAATTTGTGCGGAAAAAGTTGGCCGAGAAAAACCTACAAATTTGTTCTAGAACAAAAAGAGGTCTTATTATTCAAGGAAGAGAGATTTTAATTAGAAAATTACTTTGGGAAGAATATAAAAAAATTTTAAGAATTGAAGGAAAAAATGTTCTTTTTTTAGAAGAAGCAAATAGAAAAAAAGTATTTCTTATCAAAAAATATACAAATTTAGAATGTATTTCTAGTATTATTGTATATTTAGAAAATTTAAAGTTAGATTTAAATAAAAAAATTTCAGATGAGGCATATCAGTTTACTGCTATTTATCTTTTAATAGCAGTAAATAGATTGAAACATGGAATTTTTATAAAACAGGAAGTAGCAAATCAAGATTTTATAAAATCTACTTCTGAATTTCAAGCGGTACAAAAAAATATTTTTATTTTAGAAAGAAAATATCAAATAAAATTAAATATAGTAGAAATCATAAAAATAACCGAATTTATTTTAGGAGCACATAGCTATAATTTTAATGATTCATTCTATGAGAATTGGATTGATATTGAAGGATTAGCAGATGATTTGATTACTAGAGTGAATCAAAAAATGGATGTCGATATTTCTATGGATAGAACTTTAAGAGAAGGATTGATAAATCATTTAGTTCCTACAATATATAGATTAAAAAATGGAATAGAGCTTCAAAGTTCAATTTATCAGGAAGTCATGAAAAAATATTCTAGCTTTTATTACATAGTTAAAAAATCTTTAGAAAGGATAGAAAAATTTATTGGAAAAGAGTTTTCAGAAAATGAGACTTCCTTTTTTGTTATTCATTTCGTACTTTCCATAAAAAGAGTATTGAAAGAAATTGAAAAAAAGAAAAAAATTTTAATTGTTTGTGGTCTGGGATATGGAATTTCCAATCTTTTAAAACAGGAATTAGAAGAACTTTTTGATATAGAAGTAAAAGATATTATTCCTTTAAATCATTTACGAGAGACCAAATTAGAAGGACTAGACCTTATTATTTCAACAACTGAAATTGATTGGAAAGAGATTTCCATTCCTATTATAAAAGTCAGCAGCTTATTAAACAAAGATAATATCGCAGCTTTATTGACAGCGGGAATTCAAACTAGAAAAAATCAAGTTAATATTTCAAAACTAGTCGAAATTATCCAGAAGTATTGCTATATTTGGGATAAAGAAGGACTAGTGAATAGCCTAGTCTGCTATGATGACAAAAGGAAGAGCAAATATTTTAAAGAATATGAGATTCTTTCTCTATCGGATATGCTTCCTGTAAGAAATATAAAAGTATTAGACAAAGTTTGCGACTGGCAAAAAGCAATGATAGAAGCAGGAGAAATACTTTATGAGAATGGTTATATAACAAAGAGCTATATCAATAAAATGATTGAAAAAGTAAAGGAATTGGGAGTCTATATGTTAATAGGGGATTCTGTTATTCTTCCTCATGCGGAACCAGAGAAAAATGTGATGAAAACAGGAATAAGTTATCTACAATTAAAAGAATATGTAATGTTTCCTGAAAATATTTTAATTAAACACATATTTGTTTTAGCAAGTAGAGATAAAAAAGAACATATAAATGGAGTGCTAGCATTGAAACAAAATCTTGATGAACATAAGTTGAAAGAAATACTTGAAAGCTGTAAAACAGTTCAAGAGATGTTTGATATTTTTAAAAATATAGGATGA
- a CDS encoding BTAD domain-containing putative transcriptional regulator has protein sequence MLKIKFLGKVMIEQENLSITENLGAKALALLSLLILYYPKSMQRDKLITYLWPDSSEESGKYNLRFNLWKINSSIGKDQNGNKFLYVGRNDCRINQNYKYECDILNIKKKVPYQMASISELENMRSILNGDFMEGFYFKNCNEYNEMIIAERNYYENQKIKILFRLIELYQKQRNFFLCEKIIKEFIILEPYDEEIALKIMEIYEENGKRSSAILFYKEFQKKLMISLGIQPSRELKQKYFSLKNMGESKNSSQSGINIQEKKRGYGRGNKVYLELSTTCISKLKYYWITSFLESLEDKIDFDFYISEIEKRDLGFIFSPFQKEGFSEQIPDVRIASAFLHLLGKLKIDYSIHVHIENYEDMDFFSSSLIKIVNQRKLLHILL, from the coding sequence ATGTTAAAAATAAAATTTCTCGGAAAAGTAATGATTGAGCAAGAAAATCTTAGCATTACAGAAAATCTTGGAGCAAAGGCCTTAGCTCTCTTAAGTTTATTGATATTATATTATCCAAAATCAATGCAACGGGATAAATTGATAACATATTTATGGCCGGATAGTTCCGAAGAATCAGGAAAATATAATCTAAGGTTTAATTTATGGAAAATCAATAGTAGTATTGGAAAAGATCAAAATGGAAATAAATTTTTATATGTAGGAAGAAATGACTGTAGAATTAACCAGAATTATAAGTATGAATGCGATATCTTAAATATAAAGAAAAAAGTTCCCTATCAAATGGCATCTATCAGTGAATTGGAAAATATGAGAAGTATTTTAAATGGCGATTTTATGGAGGGATTTTATTTTAAAAATTGTAATGAATATAATGAGATGATTATAGCAGAAAGAAATTACTATGAAAATCAGAAAATAAAAATATTATTTCGTTTGATAGAATTGTATCAAAAACAGAGGAATTTTTTTTTATGTGAAAAGATTATAAAAGAATTTATAATCTTAGAACCTTATGATGAAGAAATTGCATTAAAAATCATGGAAATTTACGAAGAAAATGGAAAAAGAAGTTCTGCAATTTTATTTTACAAAGAGTTTCAGAAAAAATTGATGATATCATTAGGAATTCAACCTTCTAGGGAGTTGAAACAGAAATATTTTTCTTTAAAAAATATGGGAGAATCAAAAAATTCTTCTCAATCTGGTATAAATATTCAAGAGAAAAAGAGGGGATATGGGAGAGGAAATAAAGTTTATCTTGAGCTCTCAACTACTTGTATCAGTAAGTTAAAATATTACTGGATTACTAGTTTTTTAGAAAGTTTGGAAGATAAAATAGATTTCGATTTTTATATAAGTGAGATAGAAAAAAGAGATTTGGGATTTATTTTTTCCCCTTTTCAAAAAGAGGGATTTTCAGAACAGATACCGGATGTTAGAATAGCAAGTGCTTTTCTGCACCTATTAGGAAAACTTAAAATAGATTATTCTATTCATGTACATATCGAAAACTATGAAGATATGGATTTTTTTTCTTCTTCTTTGATAAAAATAGTCAATCAGAGAAAATTACTTCATATTCTTTTGTAA
- a CDS encoding amidohydrolase: protein MYADIIIKNSKCMTMKEKQVFEWLAIRDGKIIGLGDGEKYHSLLGECSIVLDAKGNTVLPGFIDSHFHLVQTALNEESVNLHDVSSFDEIGEKIQKMEQKKPGDAIVGVRLEKEHLQGKQFPSREILDRFSKEVPIWINSLDYQVSMLNTYGLLYYKIPFRTEGIELDSNGVPTGIFRGKANAALRTNILNHYPDKKREQNIQKLIPKLLQVGITTINAMEGGYMYSDKDANFVYEHVEDYNIDMVLFYQCMDIEAVGEKNLKRIGGSLYIDGTMGARTAALTFEYADAPGEMGRLVFSQQELNEFVEKCYLEKLQLSLYTIGDRAIEMALRAHEYASFRTGIRGLRHRMEHVELANLKQIQRANKLGIIFSMNPTYERYWGGPNKMYFQRLGKYFNQTNKFREIIDAGVIVCGGSDSDVCEYNPFIGIHSAVNHPVRSHRISLYEAIQMYTSNAAFAIFEEKNKGSLEIGKLADVIILDREIFSMDEREIDKTRVLCTIKSGKILHNEM from the coding sequence ATGTATGCAGACATTATCATAAAAAATTCAAAATGTATGACTATGAAAGAAAAACAAGTGTTTGAGTGGCTTGCTATTCGAGATGGTAAAATTATAGGACTAGGGGATGGAGAGAAATATCATTCCTTACTTGGAGAATGTTCTATTGTCTTGGATGCCAAAGGAAATACAGTATTACCGGGGTTTATTGATAGTCATTTTCATTTGGTTCAGACAGCTTTGAATGAGGAGAGTGTCAATTTACATGATGTTTCTTCCTTTGATGAAATAGGGGAGAAGATTCAAAAAATGGAACAAAAAAAACCCGGGGATGCCATTGTAGGAGTAAGATTGGAAAAAGAACATTTACAAGGCAAACAATTTCCTTCTCGAGAAATTTTGGATCGATTTTCTAAGGAAGTTCCTATTTGGATAAATAGTCTTGATTATCAAGTTAGTATGCTCAATACTTATGGATTGCTTTACTATAAAATTCCGTTTCGAACAGAAGGAATTGAATTGGATTCCAATGGAGTTCCAACAGGAATCTTTCGAGGGAAAGCAAATGCTGCTTTAAGAACCAATATATTAAATCACTATCCGGATAAAAAAAGAGAACAAAATATTCAGAAACTCATTCCAAAACTCCTTCAAGTCGGAATCACGACCATAAATGCTATGGAAGGTGGATATATGTATAGTGATAAAGACGCTAATTTTGTATATGAACATGTAGAAGATTATAACATAGATATGGTTCTTTTTTATCAATGCATGGATATTGAAGCAGTAGGGGAAAAAAATTTAAAAAGAATAGGAGGAAGTTTATATATTGATGGAACGATGGGAGCCAGAACTGCCGCTTTGACATTTGAATATGCAGATGCTCCCGGTGAGATGGGAAGACTTGTCTTCTCCCAACAGGAGTTAAATGAATTTGTAGAGAAATGTTATTTAGAAAAATTACAACTTTCTCTTTATACGATAGGAGATAGAGCTATTGAAATGGCTCTGAGGGCTCATGAATATGCCAGCTTTCGGACAGGTATTCGAGGACTTAGACATAGAATGGAACATGTGGAGCTGGCCAATTTGAAACAAATTCAAAGAGCAAATAAATTGGGAATTATTTTTTCCATGAATCCTACTTATGAAAGATACTGGGGCGGACCGAATAAAATGTATTTTCAAAGGCTGGGAAAATATTTTAACCAGACGAATAAATTCAGAGAGATTATCGATGCCGGAGTGATAGTTTGTGGAGGTTCTGATAGTGATGTCTGTGAATATAATCCTTTCATTGGGATTCATTCTGCCGTAAATCATCCTGTAAGATCGCACAGAATCAGTTTATATGAAGCAATTCAAATGTATACCAGCAATGCGGCATTTGCTATTTTTGAAGAAAAAAATAAAGGAAGTTTAGAAATTGGTAAATTGGCAGATGTTATCATTTTAGATAGAGAGATTTTTTCCATGGATGAGAGAGAAATTGATAAAACACGAGTTTTATGTACGATAAAGTCGGGAAAAATATTACATAATGAGATGTAA
- a CDS encoding amidohydrolase: MMDLLFVNGNIYTMREEGEFFQSLGVKNGKIAFLGNMEEAEKIQTKKRVDLQGRMMIPGMADSHLHLYAYCQNLTFVDLSSVKNIAEMVALMKEKAKETSPGQWIKGVNFDQSKWKENRFPSLEEMNSISIEHPVIIKRCCLHAVVANSKALETVGIGKNYKAGSGGIVELDFDGMPNGILREQSTKLFDDILPDPLQNPEVQKKIISEVLQDMSSKGITTIHTYAAKIWQYNENINIYREFEKKGKLPLRVTVCVDELFTPEKITKEEHENPYRKTQLGAYKIFSDGSMGSRSAALREPYSDDPENSGFMLFSQEELNEKILTGYRHGLQPAIHAIGDRALEMTLTAIENTLQKIRDEGMTKEEQKARLPFRIIHVQMVDDAMIERMKKLPLVLDIQPIFLCTDLHWIEERIGKKRLQGSYALKSMAKAGLLQTGGSDCPVETYEPLKGLYAAVNRQDMDGYPEHGFLPEEKLSVYEALCMFTKNVHYATGQEDVLGTLEIGKFADLTVLNQNLFQINPLEIKKVKVEQTYLAGECVFMLK, encoded by the coding sequence ATGATGGATCTTTTATTTGTCAATGGAAATATTTATACAATGAGAGAAGAAGGAGAGTTTTTCCAATCTTTGGGAGTCAAGAACGGTAAGATTGCTTTTTTAGGAAACATGGAGGAAGCCGAAAAAATACAGACGAAAAAAAGAGTGGATTTACAAGGGCGAATGATGATACCCGGAATGGCGGATAGTCATCTTCATCTCTATGCTTACTGTCAGAATTTGACTTTTGTAGATTTATCTTCTGTAAAAAATATAGCGGAAATGGTAGCGTTGATGAAAGAAAAAGCAAAAGAAACAAGTCCCGGACAATGGATTAAAGGAGTAAATTTTGACCAAAGTAAATGGAAAGAGAATCGATTTCCCAGCTTGGAGGAAATGAATTCTATTAGTATAGAACATCCGGTAATTATAAAAAGATGTTGTTTACATGCAGTGGTTGCGAATTCAAAGGCTTTAGAAACGGTAGGAATTGGAAAAAATTATAAAGCTGGCTCCGGGGGGATTGTAGAATTGGATTTCGATGGAATGCCGAATGGGATATTACGAGAGCAAAGTACGAAACTGTTTGATGATATTTTGCCGGATCCTTTACAGAATCCGGAAGTACAGAAAAAAATAATATCGGAAGTGTTACAAGATATGTCGAGCAAAGGAATTACTACCATACATACCTATGCTGCAAAAATTTGGCAATATAATGAAAATATTAATATTTATCGAGAATTTGAAAAAAAAGGGAAATTGCCTCTTCGTGTTACTGTATGTGTGGATGAATTATTTACTCCAGAAAAAATCACGAAAGAAGAGCATGAAAATCCTTATAGAAAAACACAATTAGGAGCATATAAAATTTTTTCAGACGGTTCTATGGGATCGCGTTCTGCGGCTCTTCGAGAGCCGTATTCCGATGATCCGGAGAATAGTGGTTTTATGCTATTTTCGCAAGAAGAGTTAAATGAGAAAATTCTAACAGGCTATCGTCACGGCTTACAGCCTGCAATTCATGCAATAGGGGACCGAGCTTTGGAAATGACATTGACGGCGATTGAGAATACTTTACAAAAAATAAGAGACGAAGGAATGACGAAAGAAGAGCAAAAGGCTAGACTTCCTTTTCGAATTATTCATGTACAAATGGTAGATGATGCTATGATAGAAAGAATGAAAAAATTACCATTGGTCTTAGATATACAGCCTATTTTTCTGTGCACTGATCTTCACTGGATAGAAGAGCGAATTGGAAAAAAACGTTTGCAAGGTTCTTATGCATTAAAATCTATGGCGAAAGCGGGCTTGCTTCAAACAGGAGGATCAGATTGTCCTGTGGAAACATATGAACCATTAAAAGGTTTGTATGCCGCAGTGAATAGACAGGATATGGATGGATATCCTGAACACGGATTTTTGCCGGAGGAAAAACTTTCTGTGTATGAAGCTTTATGTATGTTTACTAAAAATGTTCATTATGCGACAGGCCAAGAAGATGTTTTGGGAACATTGGAAATCGGGAAATTTGCAGATTTGACAGTTTTGAATCAAAATTTATTTCAAATCAATCCTCTAGAAATAAAAAAAGTAAAGGTAGAGCAAACATATCTAGCAGGGGAATGCGTTTTTATGTTAAAATAG
- the nhaC gene encoding Na+/H+ antiporter NhaC, with amino-acid sequence MEERNLKNPPLWICFVIVLFLVICFLLQLITKGEPDVHMTLVFASSFATGMLMLFHKTKFELIEEGIIHGCKIATMSMMILMFIGVMIPAWIAAGTIPTLIFYGLKIISPSIFLVTASLTCALATLCTGTSWGTAATFGVALMGIGGGLGVSPEMTAAAVICGAIFGDKMSPISDTVNLSSGTCEVNIFENIKSVSTATIPGFLITILFFIFMDMKFHTGEIHSEAVQGMLEVLNSHFSLNPVHAFISLIPMVLVLILALKKVNALATIVISALVAMFISIMIQGYSLTSMMSYMNYGFSIDTGNLDLNKLLNRGGLQSMMWTVSIGYLGLSYGGILEKTGVLSTLLDSVKAITKNSRNLILTHIGTGFLTIMLSASPYVSILIPGRMFVRAYERLGIKKIVASRTCEHSGICLDPLLPWSLGAVYFSGVLGVKTLEYAPYCILLWIVPIIAIFYAVTGIFVWKEEEERKEGENR; translated from the coding sequence ATGGAAGAAAGAAATTTAAAAAATCCGCCTTTATGGATTTGTTTTGTTATTGTTTTATTTTTGGTAATTTGTTTTTTACTCCAATTGATCACCAAAGGGGAACCTGATGTACATATGACATTAGTATTTGCTTCTTCCTTTGCTACTGGAATGTTGATGTTATTTCATAAGACAAAATTCGAGTTAATTGAAGAAGGAATTATACACGGATGTAAAATAGCAACAATGTCCATGATGATATTGATGTTTATCGGTGTTATGATTCCGGCATGGATTGCTGCCGGAACCATTCCTACTTTAATCTTTTATGGATTAAAGATTATTTCTCCTTCTATTTTTTTGGTAACAGCCAGTTTGACCTGTGCTCTTGCAACTCTTTGTACAGGAACTTCCTGGGGGACGGCAGCTACTTTTGGAGTGGCTTTGATGGGAATTGGCGGGGGATTGGGAGTATCACCGGAAATGACAGCTGCCGCTGTTATTTGTGGAGCAATTTTTGGGGATAAAATGTCCCCTATTTCGGATACTGTAAATCTTTCTTCCGGAACTTGCGAAGTCAATATTTTTGAAAATATAAAGAGTGTTTCTACAGCAACTATACCGGGATTTCTTATTACTATTTTGTTTTTCATATTTATGGATATGAAATTTCATACTGGAGAAATTCATAGTGAAGCGGTTCAGGGAATGTTGGAAGTATTAAACAGTCATTTTTCTTTAAATCCTGTACATGCTTTTATTAGTTTAATTCCTATGGTATTAGTTCTGATATTAGCTTTAAAAAAAGTAAATGCTTTGGCAACTATAGTCATCTCAGCCTTGGTTGCTATGTTTATTTCAATCATGATACAAGGATATAGCCTTACGAGTATGATGTCTTATATGAACTATGGATTTTCTATTGATACCGGCAATTTGGATTTGAATAAATTATTAAATCGTGGAGGCTTGCAATCTATGATGTGGACAGTCTCTATTGGATATCTGGGTTTATCTTATGGAGGAATTTTAGAGAAAACGGGAGTACTTAGTACTCTATTGGACAGTGTGAAAGCAATTACCAAGAATAGTAGAAATTTAATATTGACACATATAGGAACAGGATTTTTAACAATTATGTTATCAGCGAGCCCTTATGTATCGATTCTTATTCCCGGAAGAATGTTTGTACGAGCTTATGAACGATTAGGAATCAAAAAAATAGTAGCTTCCAGAACGTGTGAACATTCTGGAATTTGTTTGGATCCTTTATTGCCATGGTCTTTAGGAGCTGTGTATTTTTCCGGGGTATTAGGAGTGAAAACTTTAGAGTATGCTCCTTATTGTATTTTATTATGGATTGTTCCAATCATTGCTATTTTTTACGCAGTAACAGGTATTTTTGTTTGGAAAGAAGAGGAAGAAAGAAAAGAAGGTGAGAACAGATGA
- the thrS gene encoding threonine--tRNA ligase yields MKIEFLDGNVQEFQEACNMFVIAKSISNSLAKKAVAAKIDGELYDMSYILDHDAKVEFIMPESEEGVEVIRHSAAHLMAQAVIRLFPGTKVTIGPSIENGFYYDFDPKEQFTEEDLLKIEEEMKKLSKEDIKVERFMMSREEAIEYFEKLGEHYKVEIIKDIAKGEQLSFYRQGEFVDLCRGPHVPSTGHIKAIKLKSVAGAYWRGDSKNKMLQRIYGYAFATEKDLKDFLQLMEEAEKRDHRKLGKELELFFLSEYGPGFPFFLPKGMVLRNTLIDLWRAEHEKAGYVQIDTPIMLNRELWEISGHWFNYRENMYTSSIDDVDFAIKPMNCPGGVLAFKYQQHSYRDLPARVAELGKVHRHEFSGALHGLFRVRAFTQDDSHIFMTEEQIESEIIGVVNLIDKFYSKLFGFQYSIELSTRPEKSIGTDEIWEKAEAALAGALHHLGREFKINEGDGAFYGPKLDFKIKDAIGRTWQCGTIQLDFNLPERFDVTYVGEDGEKHRPVMIHRVIYGSIERFIGILIEHYAGAFPMWLAPVQIKVLTINDDCVSYAKEVVEALKGQGIRAELDDRSESIGYKIREANGRYKIPMQVIIGKNEIEKREVNIRRFGSQAQESMDLNAFLSLVVEEAKIRFQD; encoded by the coding sequence ATGAAAATAGAATTTTTAGACGGAAACGTTCAAGAGTTTCAAGAAGCTTGTAATATGTTTGTGATAGCAAAGAGTATCAGCAATTCTTTGGCAAAAAAAGCAGTTGCTGCGAAAATAGACGGAGAATTATATGATATGTCCTATATTTTGGATCACGATGCAAAAGTAGAATTTATTATGCCGGAAAGCGAAGAAGGGGTGGAGGTGATTCGTCACTCTGCAGCACATTTAATGGCTCAAGCAGTCATTCGATTGTTTCCAGGAACAAAAGTAACCATCGGTCCGTCAATTGAAAACGGATTCTACTATGACTTTGATCCGAAAGAACAGTTTACAGAAGAAGATTTATTAAAGATTGAAGAAGAAATGAAAAAACTTTCCAAAGAAGACATCAAAGTGGAAAGATTTATGATGAGCCGAGAAGAAGCCATTGAATATTTTGAAAAATTAGGAGAACATTACAAGGTAGAAATTATCAAAGACATTGCGAAGGGAGAACAATTATCTTTTTATCGACAGGGAGAATTCGTAGATCTTTGTAGAGGCCCTCATGTACCGTCTACGGGACATATTAAAGCAATCAAATTAAAATCCGTGGCGGGAGCTTATTGGAGAGGAGATTCCAAAAATAAGATGTTGCAAAGAATTTACGGATATGCGTTTGCAACGGAAAAAGATTTAAAAGACTTCTTACAATTGATGGAAGAAGCAGAAAAAAGAGATCATAGAAAGTTGGGAAAAGAATTGGAATTGTTTTTCTTGAGTGAATACGGACCGGGATTTCCTTTTTTCTTACCAAAAGGAATGGTATTGCGAAATACTTTGATCGATTTGTGGAGAGCGGAGCATGAAAAGGCGGGATATGTACAAATTGATACTCCTATCATGTTAAATCGAGAGTTATGGGAAATTTCAGGACACTGGTTCAATTACCGAGAAAATATGTACACTTCCAGCATTGATGATGTGGATTTTGCGATCAAGCCGATGAACTGTCCTGGTGGAGTTTTGGCATTTAAATATCAACAACATTCTTACCGAGATTTACCGGCAAGAGTGGCGGAGCTTGGAAAAGTACATAGACATGAATTCTCAGGAGCCTTACATGGACTGTTCAGAGTACGAGCTTTTACGCAGGATGATTCTCATATCTTTATGACGGAGGAACAAATTGAAAGTGAAATTATCGGAGTAGTAAACTTAATTGATAAATTCTATAGTAAGTTATTCGGTTTCCAATATAGCATTGAACTTTCCACCAGACCGGAAAAATCAATCGGAACGGATGAAATTTGGGAAAAGGCGGAAGCAGCTTTGGCAGGAGCTTTACATCATCTGGGAAGAGAATTTAAGATCAATGAGGGAGACGGAGCTTTCTATGGACCGAAATTGGATTTCAAGATTAAGGATGCCATTGGAAGAACTTGGCAATGTGGAACCATTCAATTAGATTTCAATCTTCCGGAAAGATTTGATGTGACTTATGTGGGAGAAGATGGAGAAAAACATAGACCGGTTATGATTCACAGAGTTATCTACGGTTCTATTGAAAGATTTATTGGAATTTTGATAGAACATTATGCAGGAGCTTTCCCTATGTGGTTGGCACCTGTGCAAATCAAGGTTTTAACGATCAATGATGACTGTGTTTCTTATGCCAAAGAGGTTGTGGAGGCTTTAAAGGGACAAGGAATTCGGGCAGAATTGGATGACAGATCCGAAAGCATCGGATACAAGATTCGAGAAGCCAATGGAAGATACAAAATTCCTATGCAAGTAATCATTGGAAAGAATGAAATTGAGAAACGAGAAGTCAATATTCGAAGATTCGGCTCTCAGGCACAAGAAAGTATGGATTTAAATGCTTTCTTATCGTTAGTAGTCGAAGAAGCGAAGATAAGATTTCAAGATTAA
- a CDS encoding thioredoxin domain-containing protein translates to MIHLSESSFSEDLLRNSERLLINFWAEWCGPCKFVNHILEELAQEENLTICLVDVDRNPKLMQRFRIDTIPNILLYSHGKLIEQVKKLDKLMMKEEIRKKILP, encoded by the coding sequence GTGATTCATTTAAGTGAGAGTTCATTTTCAGAAGATTTATTACGAAATAGTGAAAGACTGTTGATTAACTTTTGGGCTGAGTGGTGTGGCCCTTGTAAATTTGTAAATCATATATTAGAAGAATTGGCACAGGAAGAAAATTTGACCATTTGTTTAGTAGATGTAGATAGAAATCCAAAATTGATGCAACGATTTCGAATAGATACCATTCCCAATATTTTACTATATTCTCATGGCAAATTGATAGAACAGGTAAAGAAGTTAGATAAGTTAATGATGAAAGAAGAAATCAGAAAGAAAATTTTACCGTAG
- the tsaB gene encoding tRNA (adenosine(37)-N6)-threonylcarbamoyltransferase complex dimerization subunit type 1 TsaB, with protein sequence MLILGIDTSTKLCSVALYDSEKGVLGEINVTVSKNHSHIILPMIDRLFSFAEKTVEDVERIAVGIGPGSFTGIRVGMAIAKGLAIGKNISIVGISGLEALAGSIQGKGRIFSLLDARKERVYYQVFDGGTALCEAKDGKLKDVLEEYKGESINYFIGDGALAYQKLILESYGEKAIIILEEHSVTRAIYFAKQAVSQEEDNLYTLEPMYVCKSQAEKSKERV encoded by the coding sequence ATGTTAATTTTGGGAATTGATACGTCAACGAAGTTGTGCAGTGTGGCTTTATATGATAGTGAGAAGGGAGTGTTGGGAGAAATAAATGTTACTGTCTCTAAGAATCATTCCCATATCATTTTACCTATGATAGATCGCTTATTTTCTTTTGCAGAAAAGACAGTAGAAGATGTAGAGAGAATTGCGGTAGGAATCGGACCGGGCTCTTTTACGGGAATTCGAGTGGGAATGGCGATTGCAAAAGGCTTGGCGATTGGGAAGAACATTTCCATCGTAGGAATTTCAGGTTTGGAGGCTTTAGCAGGCTCGATTCAAGGAAAGGGCAGAATTTTTTCTCTGTTGGATGCCAGAAAGGAAAGAGTTTATTATCAGGTATTTGATGGGGGAACGGCTCTATGTGAAGCAAAAGATGGGAAGCTAAAAGATGTTTTGGAGGAATATAAAGGAGAGTCAATCAATTACTTTATTGGAGACGGAGCTTTGGCATATCAGAAATTAATTTTAGAAAGTTATGGGGAGAAAGCAATTATAATTTTGGAAGAACATTCTGTCACAAGGGCGATTTATTTTGCAAAACAAGCAGTATCTCAGGAAGAAGATAACTTATATACCTTAGAGCCGATGTATGTATGTAAGTCACAAGCTGAAAAGTCGAAAGAAAGAGTTTAA